A region of Theileria annulata chromosome 2, complete sequence, *** SEQUENCING IN PROGRESS *** DNA encodes the following proteins:
- a CDS encoding uracil-DNA glycosylase, putative (all_bases.C.cand.310 - uracil-DNA glycosylase, putative) — MNFVRILNTYLFCRMSKRLITDFFETKTDLPNKKHLHNSISTEFPGKTYVAVTTSPDSSKTDDKFSDSLKDLLGDEWFVALHSEIKKPYFNSLWNKVLSERNSKKIYPPAHLVFNAFKLTPLSKIKVVIVGQDPYHQPRQAMGLCFSVPRGVVLPPSLRNILSEIGTTSIHGDLSSWASQGVFLLNSILTVVDSQPMSHKSYGWDTFTDKVINIINEKREHVVFLLWGRSAQQKCSSISPTKHFVLTCGHPSPLSIKHFKGCDHFNKCNAYLKKTEQEPIEWTLPQ; from the exons atgaattttGTCAGGATTCTCAACACATATTTGTTTTGTAGGATGAGCAAGAGGCTTATTACAGACTTTTTTGAAACCAAAACTGATCTTCCAAATAAAAAACACCTGCACAATTCAATTTCTACTGAGTTTCCAGGTAAAACATATGTTGCTGTAACTACTTCACCTGATTCTTCAAAGACCGATGACAAATTTTCTGATTCTTTGAAGGATCTTCTCGGAGATGAATG GTTTGTTGCTCTCCATTCCGAGATTAAAAAACCGTATTTTAATAGCTTGTGGAACAAAGTTTTGAGTGAAAGGAATTCTAAAAAGATTTATCCGCCTGCACATTTGGTCTTTAACGCATTTAAGCTAACGCC GTTATCTAAGATCAAAGTTGTTATAGTAGGTCAAGACCCATATCATCAACCAAGACAAGCAATG GGACTTTGCTTTTCCGTTCCAAGAGGAGTGGTACTTCCTCCTAGCCttagaaatattttatcGGAAATTGGAACTACGAGTATTCATGGAGATTTAAGTTCATGGGCTTCTCAGGGCGTCTTTCTGCTCAACAGCATACTCACAGTGGTTGACAGTCAGCCCATGTCACACAAATCCTAC ggGTGGGATACCTTCACAGATAAGGTCATAAACATAATAAACGAGAAAAGGGAACACGTAGTGTTTCTTCTTTGGG GCCGTTCAGCTCAACAGAAATGTTCAAGCATATCACCCACCAAACACTTTGTTTTGACATGCGGCCACCCCTCACCGCTTTCAATTAAGCATTTTAAAG GATGCGACCActttaataaatgtaatgCCTATCTGAAGAAAACTGAGCAGGAACCGATAGAGTGGACTCTTCCacaataa
- a CDS encoding uncharacterized protein (all_bases.cand.1497 - hypothetical protein, conserved, pf14_0193) → MDFSTLLYEAIDTQNNHFKNPEDDQKNDKEDPLITLALDVLKRDSEKVALLRLKGFERVDIERSSGKHSVVCRHWLKGMCMKGEFCDFLHQLVYSRMPPCKSVEKNSFCTDRLKGCCIFKHTGDDESTDFLGSKENKNDLDHSDDLSYKNDLEKFTHAFNSALLFAFPRIV, encoded by the exons ATGGATTTTTCAACCTTGTTATATGAAGCCATTGATACCCAAAACAACCATTTTAAAAATCCAGAGGATGATCAAAAAAATGACAAAGAAGATCCTCTTATAACATTGGCACTTGATGTACTTAAAAGGGATAGTGAGAAGGTAGCCTTGCTAAGGTTAAAAGGCTTTGAAAGGGTTGATATTGAGCGCAGTAGCGGAAAACATTCAGTAGTTTGTCGCCATTGGCTCAAAGGGATGTGTATGAAGGGTGAATTCTGTGATTTTTTACATCAGCTTGTATATTCAAGGATGCCTCCTTGTAAATCTGTTGAGAAAAACTCTTTTTGTACTGATAGATTAAAGGGCTGTTGTATATTTAAGCATACTGGTGATGATGAATCTACCGATTTTCTCGGATCAAAg gaaaataaaaatgatcTTGACCACTCGGATGACCTTTCATACAAAAATGATCTTGAGAAGTTCACACATGCCTTTAACTCTGCTCTACTGTTCGCATTTCCAAGgattgtataa
- a CDS encoding uncharacterized protein (chr2.cand.196 - hypothetical protein, conserved, pfe1395C), producing the protein MENTKISGVNIDLNCFPNSFLDNFEKDNVPFKLNESHPIHDIDYNHLKKTTIEENNRIAKCFGSQHALKNSIERNMCSQSTRLPGITSSMLSLEILMDKLDTLESFDYMNTEKPTNEFGIGGIHSHIEDKMNI; encoded by the coding sequence atGGAAAATACCAAAATTTCTGGTGTAAATATCgatttaaattgttttcCAAACAGTTTTcttgataattttgaaaagGACAACGTACCTTTCAAACTTAATGAATCTCATCCGATACACGATATCGACTATAACCATTTGAAAAAAACAACTATTGaggaaaataatagaatCGCTAAATGTTTTGGATCACAGCATGCTTTAAAGAATTCTATAGAGAGAAATATGTGCTCACAATCAACCAGACTCCCTGGAATCACAAGTAGTATGCTTTCACTGGAAATTTTAATGGATAAACTGGACACTTTAGAGTCATTTGACTATATGAATACAGAAAAACCAACAAATGAGTTCGGAATTGGTGGAATCCACAGCCATATCGAAGACAAAATGAACATATAG
- a CDS encoding 60S acidic ribosomal protein p2, putative (chr2.C.cand.315 - 60S acidic ribosomal protein P2): MALKYVASYLLAVTCGNESPSKDDVRDVLNSVGSEVDEDALSAFFSAVSGKVVHETISAGLDKLQTLPAGGGVSVASTVQASGSSEKQEEAKKEAEPEEEEDDMGFSLFD; encoded by the exons ATGGCTCTTAAGTACGTTGCAAGTTACCTTTTAGCCGTTACTTGCGGTAACGAAAGCCCATCGAAAGATGACGTCAGAGATGTACTGAACTCAGTTGGATCAGAAGTAGACGAAGATGCCTTGAGTGCATTTTTCTCAGCTGTTTCAGGAAAGGTTGTCCACGAG ACCATAAGTGCTGGTCTTGATAAGCTTCAGACATTACCAGCTGGAGGAGGCGTTTCAGTAGCTTCTACAGTCCAAGCTTCAGGATCTTCAG AAAAACAAGAAGAAGCAAAGAAGGAAGCTGAGCCTGAGgaggaagaagatgatATGGGATTCTCACTTTTTGACTAA
- a CDS encoding uncharacterized protein (all_bases.cand.1499 - hypothetical protein, conserved), which produces MFCDSNLESLEESLEKFFSMNGTDGGECKIIIITSGGTTVNLDHFGIRFIDNFSTGTRGSEIAEFFLMNDYLVIFISRRNCNLPFLKSLFNNDKPYQLLDSFSVTNDSSFKFEPTEEFKSLVLRDLNSYKQYKSRLFLQYFTTLSEYRESLNVIIKCCNKFKENVAYCLVAAASDFKFSYDSLMKEKFSSKNVVNLVLEPLPKVRKMIREICGDYPMLCCFKMSTNESDGEKSSREMLLKPTAADMVQAHSTIYSRSSVTYSRKDSRT; this is translated from the exons atGTTTTGTGATTCTAACCTAGAATCTTTGGAGGAATCACTTGAAAAGTTCTTCTCCATGAATGGAACAG ATGGTGGTGAATGCAAAATAATCATCATTACTTCGGGAGGAACAACAGTAAACCTGGACCACTTCGGTATCAGGTTCATTGATAACTTCTCAACAGGGACTAGAGGGTCTGAAATAGCAGA GTTTTTCCTTATGAATGACTATCTGGTGATTTTCATTTCAAGAAGGAACTGTAATCTGCCATTTCTAAAGTCATTGTTCAATAACGATAAGCCATATCAACTACTCGATAGCTTTAGCGTAACAAACGATTCAAGTTTTAAGT TTGAACCAACTGAAGAGTTTAAGTCCTTGGTACTTAGAGACCTTAACTCATATAAACAG TACAAATCAAGACTctttttacaatatttcACAACTTTGTCTGAATATAGAGAATCATTAAA TGTAATAATTAAGTGTTGTAATAAGTTCAAGGAGAATGTAGCATACTGTCTGGTCGCAGCGGCGTCAGACTTCAAATTCTCATACGACTCTCTG ATGAAGGAAAAGTTTTCGTCCAAAAATGTAGTTAACCTGGTTCTAGAACCCTTACCAAAAGTAAG GAAGATGATCCGGGAAATCTGTGGTGATTATCCCATGTTGTGTTGCTTTAAAATGTCTACAAACGAGTCTGACGGAGAAAAATCATCCCGCGAAATGCTTTTGAAGCCCACCGCAGCTGATATGGTACAAGCACACTCCACAATTTACTCTAGGTCGTCTGTAACATATTCGCGAAAAGACTCACGAACGTGA